The genomic window ACCGAGTCGATATCACGCTATATCGTGGACGGCCGCCGCCGTATTTACGGCGATTAATGAGACGGTCTTATTCGTTGATGTCGGCGTACCGTGTGCCGGACGACCGCAGTTGATTGGCTCCTATTTGTGCATGTATATCCCTATGAtaatcgtcatcgtcgcaaATCCTATTCTCTACGTACTATCCTCTCGCAATTTCACGCGAAACGTCAAGGCACGCGGCACGTTTACGAACACCGAGCGACAGGCGATACGcgagcaaaaaatcaaattcctTCTCATGCTAACGATCTTCTACATATGCTGGCTGCCGAGCATCGTAAGCGGTTTCTACACCGTCACAAAGTGGCACGTACCAATCGAAGTCTACATACTCAACGCACTATGCAACCCGTCGCAGGGATTCCTAAATAGTTTCGCCTACAGTCGCACCGTCGTTAGCACAACGTCGGGGGgaacaacgacaacgacgacaacgacgtcgtcgactacgGCAACGGcacgaaaaaagaatttcgtcgattcggagTACTACGAGACGGAGCGCGTGACGACGGACCTTAGTGATCAACCGGATGACGatatcgccgtcgcgcaaaCCGTACAGCGAGAAACGTCGCCGGCCGGCGAAAATTGTCGACCGGCTACGGAGGAGGATCCTCTCATAACTTCTACCGCGTTTTAGATGTCTAaactattttcttttttttccggGATTTGAACaatttaatttagaattaCCAATCGTTCGCACGCTTCGAAAACAAGCCAAAAATAATCgaacagaaagaaaatagtttcgggggggagggggagggtGCCCCCTCCCCAACAACAAAACAGAGACATAAGGTCCTTTTTTAGACGTTACTAATAGGGGCGTTTCTTCTCATACGACAAACACTTCCGTGTCTGACTCGATGAGAAGTTCCGCCTCGCCTCGACACGACTTACtcatttgacgtcgatgacaaATCCGGGGTTTCTCCTTGGAGTCGCGATCCTCTTCGCCGGAACTGCCCAGTCGGAGATGAGCGGCTTTGTGTCGAGCCAGTCGCTCCATGTCTCGCTTGAGAAAAAACTCTTGGACTTCTTCGAAACATATGGACAATTCCCGTCCAGgaatctaattaattaaatataatttatttatttatttatttgatgTCTAACCTGAGAAGCCGTCTGAAGATTCAAACTGACTGTCAGCCAATCAAATTCCGGTAGTTGCTTGCACTCAGTCATAAACAGAGCAAGAGCCAAAGTAGAAGCCTAAAAGCGACACGTGTtcataaaaattaattaaatagtttttctttattaCCCTATACGTCAAAAATCGATAATCTTGAGCGCAGAATTGAAGTCGTCGAACAACGGCGCGAAGATGCTCCTCATGCGTTCGACCCGTTCCCTTCAGAAAGTCCGCCTTCAAGCACGCCATGTGAAACTATTAGACAACAAGGAGTTCTCACACAAAGGCCACGCCCCCGTTTTTCTCAACATACGACTTGAATGAAGTGAAGCGGAGTGATCGCGTTCACGTCGAAATTGAGTTTGTTCAGCACGATGCGCTCCATTCGGACGATATCGGGCGCCGAGAACTGGTAGTCGCATAGgcgcgcgatttttttcgacgaTAGCGCTTCCTACGCGCGTGGGAAAATCGACTACGCCCCCGcgactcgacgaaaaaaacgcgtctacCTTGCTTTcttgcgtcgttttcgccgcgatGTAGTAGCACGTGGCAGCGAGACACTTGAGGTATTTCGCTTTGACctgagagaaagaggaatcGTTGCGAAAAGGCGCGTGAACGAGCGATTCTTACGCTGACGATGCCCAAGAAGCGATCTAAGAGAGAGATGGCGAGCATGAGCGATTGGGGTGTGCTGTCAAATCGGCCGGAGAGCCATGTGACGGTCGCGTCGCGAAAAAAGCCGAGGTTTTTGGTGCGATCGTAGGCCGACATCtggggagagagagagcgcgaAGTATGAGAGACTCGACGCGCGGCCCGGCAATATGACtgcgttcgcgtcgacgaatgagCGTACGCGATCGAACCGGGCGCGATTTCTATTGGCCGACGCGAAGCGAGGAGCCTAGGCTgcgacgtcacgtcgatATGAGCAACAAAGGGAGACGAAATTACGACGAGGACTTGTCGACGaaattgcgacgacgacgacgacgatttgtccTCCCCCGTCTCCCCTCGTTTCTATTGACTCGCGAGAGCGCGCGGCGCGGCGCCGATTACGTACAACGCTTCTCACCGTCGCTTtgagatcgcgatcgcgcgatAATTCTACTTTGTCGCACAGAGAGCCCAAGATATTTCGAATCTGTACGAACATCGCCTTGCGGTTCCTCCCGTTGTAGCGTCTGCAATCGAAGGCGCTCGTTTGTCTCCTAGGCGAACAAGTCTATGCAGGTTACCGTCAAGTTTGGCGCCGAGTTACAGTTGCAGATAATTCGATTAGGCTGACAAAATGcagacgcgcgcgcgagagcGTGGGCGTagatttaaataattaacgaatctattaattaagctgCTGTCATATCTTGCTTGGCTGGCGTCCTGCGGCacgtcaataattaaataaattagaaTTAATATCGAGCGTACATTGCTCTGCCCTGACGCATCCATGATTGAACAACTGGCACTAGAAGACTCCCTAGTAGGATTTGCACGGGATGATAGACGAGTAGTGGAATAGATATAAGAGAAAGATGTTCGTAGCCACTGTAGATAATCTTCAGCATGGGAATTCCTGTATGTGTACAGAAATGTCATATGCTAATATAGATAACCTAAGAATCAAACCTAGTGTGAGCGACTTGTGCGTTGAACAGAAAATTATGGCCACGACGTCAGAACGAGTATACCAAGGTAACgctctaaaaaaataaaaattcctTCTAGTGAAGGATTGTGAAAGAGAGACGGCACCTAGTAGAAAATAGAAACGCTAAACACAGAAACACCAGCTGTGAGCAGACCACTAAACAAAGATGATTATACACAGTCATCATCTATATTTAGTAACTTGCCAATTATTATAATGGCTGCAAAGTCTCTAGCTTCGACAGAACCAGAGTCGCCTAGAGACATGCTAGTTGAGTATTCAAAGCCCGAAGTGTATAAGCCATACTTGAAAACGTATCGCAAAAGGTTGTGAATATAATCAAAAGAAGTatcattctaaaaaaatcaaatgcTACATACCATACAGTAGCTTCGTTCTAATTACCGTCCAATTGCTCCAAAAGGTATATTTACTTTATCCAGAAATTCTTTTATGTACATTCTAAGGATCTAAAACGACGCCAGTTTACAAGAATAAATTTTTAGCAGTTGCTCTTACCTGGCCAACAACAACAGGAGCCATCACCGTAGAGCCCAAGGTGCCCAATACGGACTGAAAGGGCACATTGGCCGATGTTCCAACCTAGAATTGAGAAACAGTCAAACACACCACCTCATACATGCACCATActaagagaagaagaagaccagGAGTAACAAAGATGCCCTAAAAAGAACAAATACACTTTTATAAGTTTTACATTGCTATTAGGACATACTAGAATACTTCCAAAAGCCGAATTAAATAAGGCAGCTGCCTAAGAAGACCTGTTCCTCATAGAAATAATCGACTACAATGTTTAGCAGACCTCATTTCCTCCTACTGCCTTTGTGAGAATAACAGCTGAAGAAACTGGAGGAGGCATGCAGCTGACAATCAACAAGCTAAATATAGATAATaatattgaattatttaattaaaatacttTATAAGACTGACCCATCCAGTAACCATCTGTTGATATCCGTATATCTTAGAACGTGAACGAGTGTTGTTAGCGTACAGGGAATGAGTACGAGAGTAAATAGTTGAATGAATGCATGAATTTTGTAACTAAAAAGCGCCTCTTTCAGATCCtaagaaaattattgattttacaATGGCGTAAAGGAATGACTTATTTGTACCTCCGTTTTGAGAGATAAACCGCTATTGAAAAATATGACGGACACTCCAATATATTTTACTGTGACTTCCGGCATCAGCGGACCTAAGACACAACTAGTTCTGAAACGTTGTTTCTAGCCGTTTTGCCTTGCCTCCTTTTCTTCCTATGTACGGATAGAGTTTTGCCACGTATATGGCGCAAATAAGACCGATCAAAAACCATTCCTTCCTTGCTTTCTGCAGAATCGCAGGTAGCATCGCTGATCCGGGGACAACGCCCGTCGTTAGCGCACGCTTCCGAATCGCTCGCCCCTTTCAACGAGCCGCTTGCAtcccgtcgaatcgacgcaatCC from Oscarella lobularis chromosome 1, ooOscLobu1.1, whole genome shotgun sequence includes these protein-coding regions:
- the LOC136199412 gene encoding cyclin-I-like isoform X2; this encodes MSAYDRTKNLGFFRDATVTWLSGRFDSTPQSLMLAISLLDRFLGIVSVKAKYLKCLAATCYYIAAKTTQESKEALSSKKIARLCDYQFSAPDIVRMERIVLNKLNFDVNAITPLHFIQVFHMACLKADFLKGTGRTHEEHLRAVVRRLQFCAQDYRFLTYRASTLALALFMTECKQLPEFDWLTVSLNLQTASQIPGRELSICFEEVQEFFLKRDMERLARHKAAHLRLGSSGEEDRDSKEKPRICHRRQMSKSCRGEAELLIESDTEVFVV
- the LOC136199409 gene encoding G-protein coupled receptor 143-like, giving the protein MASPHSESFYCIPKTSLSSAERNWYGGLSIGVAALSFIGSSYTAHTWGRQLKRTKMKVRNQLVANPHIVFFLAIADLIASCAVIGRGTALISIEPPKLTNSNLSAANCSLGSPHNCRPYETYYLYFGVPLEIALRFGFVATYAWTLFYAIDVYLKSKQMGLKPSRYHAISWTAAAVFTAINETVLFVDVGVPCAGRPQLIGSYLCMYIPMIIVIVANPILYVLSSRNFTRNVKARGTFTNTERQAIREQKIKFLLMLTIFYICWLPSIVSGFYTVTKWHVPIEVYILNALCNPSQGFLNSFAYSRTVVSTTSGGTTTTTTTTSSTTATARKKNFVDSEYYETERVTTDLSDQPDDDIAVAQTVQRETSPAGENCRPATEEDPLITSTAF
- the LOC136199410 gene encoding sodium/bile acid cotransporter 7-B-like, which translates into the protein MLPAILQKARKEWFLIGLICAIYVAKLYPYIGRKGGPLMPEVTVKYIGVSVIFFNSGLSLKTEDLKEALFSYKIHAFIQLFTLVLIPCTLTTLVHVLRYTDINRWLLDGLLIVSCMPPPVSSAVILTKAVGGNEAAALFNSAFGSILGIFVTPGLLLLLVGTSANVPFQSVLGTLGSTVMAPVVVGQILRMYIKEFLDKVNIPFGAIGRMILLLIIFTTFCDTFSSDSGSVEARDFAAIIIIVVCSQLVFLCLAFLFSTRALPWYTRSDVVAIIFCSTHKSLTLGIPMLKIIYSGYEHLSLISIPLLVYHPVQILLGSLLVPVVQSWMRQGRAMTPAKQDMTAA
- the LOC136199412 gene encoding cyclin-I-like isoform X1 — encoded protein: MFVQIRNILGSLCDKVELSRDRDLKATMSAYDRTKNLGFFRDATVTWLSGRFDSTPQSLMLAISLLDRFLGIVSVKAKYLKCLAATCYYIAAKTTQESKEALSSKKIARLCDYQFSAPDIVRMERIVLNKLNFDVNAITPLHFIQVFHMACLKADFLKGTGRTHEEHLRAVVRRLQFCAQDYRFLTYRASTLALALFMTECKQLPEFDWLTVSLNLQTASQIPGRELSICFEEVQEFFLKRDMERLARHKAAHLRLGSSGEEDRDSKEKPRICHRRQMSKSCRGEAELLIESDTEVFVV